One Phocoena sinus isolate mPhoSin1 chromosome 14, mPhoSin1.pri, whole genome shotgun sequence genomic region harbors:
- the AIFM3 gene encoding apoptosis-inducing factor 3 isoform X3 codes for MGGCFSKPKPVELKIEVVLPEKDRGKEELSAGGKGSPRAYQGNGTARHFHAEERLPAPHPYPGAQDCLEAAVCHIKDLENGQMREVELGWGKVLLVKDNGEFHALGHKCPHYGAPLVKGVLSRGRVRCPWHGACFNISTGDLEDFPGLDSLHKFQVKIEKEKVYVRASKQALQLQRRTKVMATCISPSAGHSSSTNVLIVGAGAAGLVCAETLRQEGFSDRIVLCTLDRHLPYDRPKLSKSLDAQLEQLALRPKEFFRAHGIEVLTEAQVVTVDVRNKKAVFKDGFKLEYSKLLLAPGSSPKTLSCKGKDVENVFTIRTPEDANRVVRLARGRNAVVVGAGFLGMEVAAYLTEKAHSVSVVELEETPFRRFLGERVGRALMKMFESNRVKFYMQTEVSELRAQDGKLKEVVLKSSKVLRADVCVVGIGAVPATGFLRQSGIGLDSRGFIPVNKMMQTNVPGVFAAGDAVTFPLAWRNNRKVNIPHWQMAHAQGTTSPAAAWGRVAAQNMLAQEAEISTVPYLWTAMFSKSLRYAGYGEGFDDVIIQGDLDELKFVAFYTKGDEVISVASMNYDPIVSKVAEVLASGRTIRKREVETGDMSWLTGKGS; via the exons TGGAGCTCAAGATCGAGGTGGTGCTGCCAGAGAAGGACCGGGGCAAGGAGGAGCTGTCCGCCGGCGGGAAGGGCAGCCCCCGGGCCTACCAGGGCAACGGCACAGCCCGCCATTTCCATGCAGAGGAACGccttcccgccccccacccctaccctggTGCCCAGGACTGCCTGGAGGCTGCTGTCTGCCACATCAAAGACCTGGAGAACGGCCA gatgCGGGAagtggagctgggctgggggaagGTGTTGCTGGTGAAAGACAACGGGGAGTTCCATGCCCTGGGCCACAAGTGTCCGCACTATGGTGCGCCCCTGGTGAAAG GAGTGCTGTCCCGTGGACGGGTGCGCTGCCCCTGGCATGGCGCCTGCTTCAACATCAGCACCGGAGacctggaggacttccctggcctGGACAGTCTGCACAAGTTCCAG GTGAAGATTGAGAAGGAGAAGGTGTACGTCCGGGCCAGCAAGCAG gccctgcagctACAGCGAAGGACCAAGGTGATGGCCACGTGCATCTCTCCAAGCGCCGGCCACAGCAGCAGCACCAACGTGCTCATCGTGGGCGCAG GCGCAGCTGGTCTGGTGTGTGCAGAGACGCTGCGGCAGGAGGGCTTCTCAGACAGGATCGTCCTGTGCACTCTGGACCGGCACCTTCCCTACGACCGGCCCAAGCTTAGCAAG TCTCTGGATGCACAGCTGGAGCAGCTGGCCCTGAGGCCCAAGGAGTTCTTCCGAGCCCATGGCATCGAGGTGCTCACTGAGGCCCAG GTGGTCACGGTGGACGTGAGGAACAAGAAGGCCGTGTTCAAGGATGGCTTCAAGCTGGAGTACAGCAAGCTGCTGCTGGCACCCGGGAGCAG CCCTAAGACCCTGAGCTGCAAAGGCAAAGACGTGGAGAATGTGTTCACCATCCGGACGCCCGAGGACGCCAACCGCGTGGTGAGGTTGGCCCGGGGCCGCAACGCTGTGGTCGTGGGAGCCGGCTTCTTGG GGATGGAGGTGGCCGCCTACCTGACTGAGAAGGCCCACTCAGTGTCCGTGGTGGAGCTGGAGGAGACGCCCTTCAGGAGGTTTCTGGGGGAGCGCGTTGGTCGTGCCCTCATGAAG ATGTTTGAGAGCAACCGGGTCAAGTTCTACATGCAGACGGAGGTGTCCGAGCTGCGGGCCCAGGATGGAAAG CTGAAGGAGGTCGTGCTGAAGAGCAGCAAGGTCTTGCGGGCTGACGTCTGCGTGGTGGGCATTG GTGCAGTGCCCGCCACGGGCTTCCTGAGGCAGAGCGGCATAGGTCTGGATTCCCGAGGCTTCATCCCTGTCAACaag ATGATGCAGACCAATGTCCCGGGTGTGTTTGCAGCTGGCGACGCTGTGACCTTCCCCCTGGCCTGGAGGAACAATCGGAAAGTGAACATCCCACACTGGCAGATGGCTCATGCCCAGGGTACCACCAGCCCTGCAGCAGCTTGGG GGCGCGTGGCGGCCCAGAACATGCTGGCGCAGGAGGCGGAGATCAGCACGGTACCCTACCTATGGACCGCCATGTTCAGCAAGAGCCTGCGCTACGCAG GGTACGGAGAAGGCTTCGACGACGTCATTATCCAGGGGGATCTGGACGAGCTGAAGTTCGTGGCTTTTTACACCAA AGGCGACGAGGTGATCTCCGTGGCCAGCATGAACTACGATCCCATCGTGTCTAAGGTGGCGGAGGTGCTGGCCTCCGGCCGCACCATCCGGAAGCGGGAGGTGGA GACTGGCGACATGTCCTGGCTCACAGGGAAAGGATCCTGA
- the AIFM3 gene encoding apoptosis-inducing factor 3 isoform X5, which produces MGGCFSKPKPVELKIEVVLPEKDRGKEELSAGGKGSPRAYQGNGTARHFHAEERLPAPHPYPGAQDCLEAAVCHIKDLENGQMREVELGWGKVLLVKDNGEFHALGHKCPHYGAPLVKGVLSRGRVRCPWHGACFNISTGDLEDFPGLDSLHKFQVKIEKEKVYVRASKQALQLQRRTKVMATCISPSAGHSSSTNVLIVGAGAAGLVCAETLRQEGFSDRIVLCTLDRHLPYDRPKLSKSLDAQLEQLALRPKEFFRAHGIEVLTEAQVVTVDVRNKKAVFKDGFKLEYSKLLLAPGSSPKTLSCKGKDVENVFTIRTPEDANRVVRLARGRNAVVVGAGFLGMEVAAYLTEKAHSVSVVELEETPFRRFLGERVGRALMKMFESNRVKFYMQTEVSELRAQDGKLKEVVLKSSKVLRADVCVVGIGAVPATGFLRQSGIGLDSRGFIPVNKMMQTNVPGVFAAGDAVTFPLAWRNNRKVNIPHWQMAHAQGRVAAQNMLAQEAEISTVPYLWTAMFSKSLRYAGYGEGFDDVIIQGDLDELKFVAFYTKGDEVISVASMNYDPIVSKVAEVLASGRTIRKREVETGDMSWLTGKGS; this is translated from the exons TGGAGCTCAAGATCGAGGTGGTGCTGCCAGAGAAGGACCGGGGCAAGGAGGAGCTGTCCGCCGGCGGGAAGGGCAGCCCCCGGGCCTACCAGGGCAACGGCACAGCCCGCCATTTCCATGCAGAGGAACGccttcccgccccccacccctaccctggTGCCCAGGACTGCCTGGAGGCTGCTGTCTGCCACATCAAAGACCTGGAGAACGGCCA gatgCGGGAagtggagctgggctgggggaagGTGTTGCTGGTGAAAGACAACGGGGAGTTCCATGCCCTGGGCCACAAGTGTCCGCACTATGGTGCGCCCCTGGTGAAAG GAGTGCTGTCCCGTGGACGGGTGCGCTGCCCCTGGCATGGCGCCTGCTTCAACATCAGCACCGGAGacctggaggacttccctggcctGGACAGTCTGCACAAGTTCCAG GTGAAGATTGAGAAGGAGAAGGTGTACGTCCGGGCCAGCAAGCAG gccctgcagctACAGCGAAGGACCAAGGTGATGGCCACGTGCATCTCTCCAAGCGCCGGCCACAGCAGCAGCACCAACGTGCTCATCGTGGGCGCAG GCGCAGCTGGTCTGGTGTGTGCAGAGACGCTGCGGCAGGAGGGCTTCTCAGACAGGATCGTCCTGTGCACTCTGGACCGGCACCTTCCCTACGACCGGCCCAAGCTTAGCAAG TCTCTGGATGCACAGCTGGAGCAGCTGGCCCTGAGGCCCAAGGAGTTCTTCCGAGCCCATGGCATCGAGGTGCTCACTGAGGCCCAG GTGGTCACGGTGGACGTGAGGAACAAGAAGGCCGTGTTCAAGGATGGCTTCAAGCTGGAGTACAGCAAGCTGCTGCTGGCACCCGGGAGCAG CCCTAAGACCCTGAGCTGCAAAGGCAAAGACGTGGAGAATGTGTTCACCATCCGGACGCCCGAGGACGCCAACCGCGTGGTGAGGTTGGCCCGGGGCCGCAACGCTGTGGTCGTGGGAGCCGGCTTCTTGG GGATGGAGGTGGCCGCCTACCTGACTGAGAAGGCCCACTCAGTGTCCGTGGTGGAGCTGGAGGAGACGCCCTTCAGGAGGTTTCTGGGGGAGCGCGTTGGTCGTGCCCTCATGAAG ATGTTTGAGAGCAACCGGGTCAAGTTCTACATGCAGACGGAGGTGTCCGAGCTGCGGGCCCAGGATGGAAAG CTGAAGGAGGTCGTGCTGAAGAGCAGCAAGGTCTTGCGGGCTGACGTCTGCGTGGTGGGCATTG GTGCAGTGCCCGCCACGGGCTTCCTGAGGCAGAGCGGCATAGGTCTGGATTCCCGAGGCTTCATCCCTGTCAACaag ATGATGCAGACCAATGTCCCGGGTGTGTTTGCAGCTGGCGACGCTGTGACCTTCCCCCTGGCCTGGAGGAACAATCGGAAAGTGAACATCCCACACTGGCAGATGGCTCATGCCCAGG GGCGCGTGGCGGCCCAGAACATGCTGGCGCAGGAGGCGGAGATCAGCACGGTACCCTACCTATGGACCGCCATGTTCAGCAAGAGCCTGCGCTACGCAG GGTACGGAGAAGGCTTCGACGACGTCATTATCCAGGGGGATCTGGACGAGCTGAAGTTCGTGGCTTTTTACACCAA AGGCGACGAGGTGATCTCCGTGGCCAGCATGAACTACGATCCCATCGTGTCTAAGGTGGCGGAGGTGCTGGCCTCCGGCCGCACCATCCGGAAGCGGGAGGTGGA GACTGGCGACATGTCCTGGCTCACAGGGAAAGGATCCTGA
- the AIFM3 gene encoding apoptosis-inducing factor 3 isoform X4, which translates to MGGCFSKPKPVELKIEVVLPEKDRGKEELSAGGKGSPRAYQGNGTARHFHAEERLPAPHPYPGAQDCLEAAVCHIKDLENGQMREVELGWGKVLLVKDNGEFHALGHKCPHYGAPLVKGVLSRGRVRCPWHGACFNISTGDLEDFPGLDSLHKFQVKIEKEKVYVRASKQALQLQRRTKVMATCISPSAGHSSSTNVLIVGAGAAGLVCAETLRQEGFSDRIVLCTLDRHLPYDRPKLSKSLDAQLEQLALRPKEFFRAHGIEVLTEAQVVTVDVRNKKAVFKDGFKLEYSKLLLAPGSSPKTLSCKGKDVENVFTIRTPEDANRVVRLARGRNAVVVGAGFLGMEVAAYLTEKAHSVSVVELEETPFRRFLGERVGRALMKMFESNRVKFYMQTEVSELRAQDGKLKEVVLKSSKVLRADVCVVGIDDADQCPGCVCSWRRCDLPPGLEEQSESEHPTLADGSCPGYHQPCSSLGWEAVPESQPSPGQPPQLLALGPAHWVSHSRLCGSLSSQPHAGGQGGSQRPPISDLCPVPSRHPISPATVPHLAGPSTSQPLLSFCPQRHMFCRIPHQPVQSPREGERGLVEPGPAPYSTLWAT; encoded by the exons TGGAGCTCAAGATCGAGGTGGTGCTGCCAGAGAAGGACCGGGGCAAGGAGGAGCTGTCCGCCGGCGGGAAGGGCAGCCCCCGGGCCTACCAGGGCAACGGCACAGCCCGCCATTTCCATGCAGAGGAACGccttcccgccccccacccctaccctggTGCCCAGGACTGCCTGGAGGCTGCTGTCTGCCACATCAAAGACCTGGAGAACGGCCA gatgCGGGAagtggagctgggctgggggaagGTGTTGCTGGTGAAAGACAACGGGGAGTTCCATGCCCTGGGCCACAAGTGTCCGCACTATGGTGCGCCCCTGGTGAAAG GAGTGCTGTCCCGTGGACGGGTGCGCTGCCCCTGGCATGGCGCCTGCTTCAACATCAGCACCGGAGacctggaggacttccctggcctGGACAGTCTGCACAAGTTCCAG GTGAAGATTGAGAAGGAGAAGGTGTACGTCCGGGCCAGCAAGCAG gccctgcagctACAGCGAAGGACCAAGGTGATGGCCACGTGCATCTCTCCAAGCGCCGGCCACAGCAGCAGCACCAACGTGCTCATCGTGGGCGCAG GCGCAGCTGGTCTGGTGTGTGCAGAGACGCTGCGGCAGGAGGGCTTCTCAGACAGGATCGTCCTGTGCACTCTGGACCGGCACCTTCCCTACGACCGGCCCAAGCTTAGCAAG TCTCTGGATGCACAGCTGGAGCAGCTGGCCCTGAGGCCCAAGGAGTTCTTCCGAGCCCATGGCATCGAGGTGCTCACTGAGGCCCAG GTGGTCACGGTGGACGTGAGGAACAAGAAGGCCGTGTTCAAGGATGGCTTCAAGCTGGAGTACAGCAAGCTGCTGCTGGCACCCGGGAGCAG CCCTAAGACCCTGAGCTGCAAAGGCAAAGACGTGGAGAATGTGTTCACCATCCGGACGCCCGAGGACGCCAACCGCGTGGTGAGGTTGGCCCGGGGCCGCAACGCTGTGGTCGTGGGAGCCGGCTTCTTGG GGATGGAGGTGGCCGCCTACCTGACTGAGAAGGCCCACTCAGTGTCCGTGGTGGAGCTGGAGGAGACGCCCTTCAGGAGGTTTCTGGGGGAGCGCGTTGGTCGTGCCCTCATGAAG ATGTTTGAGAGCAACCGGGTCAAGTTCTACATGCAGACGGAGGTGTCCGAGCTGCGGGCCCAGGATGGAAAG CTGAAGGAGGTCGTGCTGAAGAGCAGCAAGGTCTTGCGGGCTGACGTCTGCGTGGTGGGCATTG ATGATGCAGACCAATGTCCCGGGTGTGTTTGCAGCTGGCGACGCTGTGACCTTCCCCCTGGCCTGGAGGAACAATCGGAAAGTGAACATCCCACACTGGCAGATGGCTCATGCCCAGGGTACCACCAGCCCTGCAGCAGCTTGGGGTGGGAGGCTGTCCCAGAGTCTCAGCCTTCCCCAGGCCAACCCCCTCAGTTGCTGGCCTTGGGTCCTGCTCACTGGGTCAGCCATTCAAGGCTCTGTGGCAGCCTGTCCAGCCAGCCCCATGCAGGTGGTCAAGGCGGCTCACAGAGACCTCCCATCTCAGACCTCTGTCCAGTGCCCTCTCGACATCCCATTTCACCAGCCACAGTGCCCCACCTCGCTGGTCCCTCCACCAGCcagcctctcctttccttttgtcCTCAGAGACACATGTTCTGCAGAATTCCTCACCAACCTGTGCAGTCacccagggagggagagaggggtttAGTAGAACCCGGGCCAGCTCCCTACTCTACCCTTTGGGCCACTTGA
- the AIFM3 gene encoding apoptosis-inducing factor 3 isoform X2, whose amino-acid sequence MGGCFSKPKPVELKIEVVLPEKDRGKEELSAGGKGSPRAYQGNGTARHFHAEERLPAPHPYPGAQDCLEAAVCHIKDLENGQMREVELGWGKVLLVKDNGEFHALGHKCPHYGAPLVKGVLSRGRVRCPWHGACFNISTGDLEDFPGLDSLHKFQVKIEKEKVYVRASKQALQLQRRTKVMATCISPSAGHSSSTNVLIVGAGAAGLVCAETLRQEGFSDRIVLCTLDRHLPYDRPKLSKSLDAQLEQLALRPKEFFRAHGIEVLTEAQVVTVDVRNKKAVFKDGFKLEYSKLLLAPGSSPKTLSCKGKDVENVFTIRTPEDANRVVRLARGRNAVVVGAGFLGMEVAAYLTEKAHSVSVVELEETPFRRFLGERVGRALMKMFESNRVKFYMQTEVSELRAQDGKLKEVVLKSSKVLRADVCVVGIVPATGFLRQSGIGLDSRGFIPVNKMMQTNVPGVFAAGDAVTFPLAWRNNRKVNIPHWQMAHAQGTTSPAAAWGGRLSQSLSLPQANPLSCWPWVLLTGSAIQGSVAACPASPMQVVKAAHRDLPSQTSVQCPLDIPFHQPQCPTSLVPPPASLSFPFVLRDTCSAEFLTNLCSHPGRERGV is encoded by the exons TGGAGCTCAAGATCGAGGTGGTGCTGCCAGAGAAGGACCGGGGCAAGGAGGAGCTGTCCGCCGGCGGGAAGGGCAGCCCCCGGGCCTACCAGGGCAACGGCACAGCCCGCCATTTCCATGCAGAGGAACGccttcccgccccccacccctaccctggTGCCCAGGACTGCCTGGAGGCTGCTGTCTGCCACATCAAAGACCTGGAGAACGGCCA gatgCGGGAagtggagctgggctgggggaagGTGTTGCTGGTGAAAGACAACGGGGAGTTCCATGCCCTGGGCCACAAGTGTCCGCACTATGGTGCGCCCCTGGTGAAAG GAGTGCTGTCCCGTGGACGGGTGCGCTGCCCCTGGCATGGCGCCTGCTTCAACATCAGCACCGGAGacctggaggacttccctggcctGGACAGTCTGCACAAGTTCCAG GTGAAGATTGAGAAGGAGAAGGTGTACGTCCGGGCCAGCAAGCAG gccctgcagctACAGCGAAGGACCAAGGTGATGGCCACGTGCATCTCTCCAAGCGCCGGCCACAGCAGCAGCACCAACGTGCTCATCGTGGGCGCAG GCGCAGCTGGTCTGGTGTGTGCAGAGACGCTGCGGCAGGAGGGCTTCTCAGACAGGATCGTCCTGTGCACTCTGGACCGGCACCTTCCCTACGACCGGCCCAAGCTTAGCAAG TCTCTGGATGCACAGCTGGAGCAGCTGGCCCTGAGGCCCAAGGAGTTCTTCCGAGCCCATGGCATCGAGGTGCTCACTGAGGCCCAG GTGGTCACGGTGGACGTGAGGAACAAGAAGGCCGTGTTCAAGGATGGCTTCAAGCTGGAGTACAGCAAGCTGCTGCTGGCACCCGGGAGCAG CCCTAAGACCCTGAGCTGCAAAGGCAAAGACGTGGAGAATGTGTTCACCATCCGGACGCCCGAGGACGCCAACCGCGTGGTGAGGTTGGCCCGGGGCCGCAACGCTGTGGTCGTGGGAGCCGGCTTCTTGG GGATGGAGGTGGCCGCCTACCTGACTGAGAAGGCCCACTCAGTGTCCGTGGTGGAGCTGGAGGAGACGCCCTTCAGGAGGTTTCTGGGGGAGCGCGTTGGTCGTGCCCTCATGAAG ATGTTTGAGAGCAACCGGGTCAAGTTCTACATGCAGACGGAGGTGTCCGAGCTGCGGGCCCAGGATGGAAAG CTGAAGGAGGTCGTGCTGAAGAGCAGCAAGGTCTTGCGGGCTGACGTCTGCGTGGTGGGCATTG TGCCCGCCACGGGCTTCCTGAGGCAGAGCGGCATAGGTCTGGATTCCCGAGGCTTCATCCCTGTCAACaag ATGATGCAGACCAATGTCCCGGGTGTGTTTGCAGCTGGCGACGCTGTGACCTTCCCCCTGGCCTGGAGGAACAATCGGAAAGTGAACATCCCACACTGGCAGATGGCTCATGCCCAGGGTACCACCAGCCCTGCAGCAGCTTGGGGTGGGAGGCTGTCCCAGAGTCTCAGCCTTCCCCAGGCCAACCCCCTCAGTTGCTGGCCTTGGGTCCTGCTCACTGGGTCAGCCATTCAAGGCTCTGTGGCAGCCTGTCCAGCCAGCCCCATGCAGGTGGTCAAGGCGGCTCACAGAGACCTCCCATCTCAGACCTCTGTCCAGTGCCCTCTCGACATCCCATTTCACCAGCCACAGTGCCCCACCTCGCTGGTCCCTCCACCAGCcagcctctcctttccttttgtcCTCAGAGACACATGTTCTGCAGAATTCCTCACCAACCTGTGCAGTCacccagggagggagagaggggtttAG
- the AIFM3 gene encoding apoptosis-inducing factor 3 isoform X1: MGGCFSKPKPVELKIEVVLPEKDRGKEELSAGGKGSPRAYQGNGTARHFHAEERLPAPHPYPGAQDCLEAAVCHIKDLENGQMREVELGWGKVLLVKDNGEFHALGHKCPHYGAPLVKGVLSRGRVRCPWHGACFNISTGDLEDFPGLDSLHKFQVKIEKEKVYVRASKQALQLQRRTKVMATCISPSAGHSSSTNVLIVGAGAAGLVCAETLRQEGFSDRIVLCTLDRHLPYDRPKLSKSLDAQLEQLALRPKEFFRAHGIEVLTEAQVVTVDVRNKKAVFKDGFKLEYSKLLLAPGSSPKTLSCKGKDVENVFTIRTPEDANRVVRLARGRNAVVVGAGFLGMEVAAYLTEKAHSVSVVELEETPFRRFLGERVGRALMKMFESNRVKFYMQTEVSELRAQDGKLKEVVLKSSKVLRADVCVVGIGAVPATGFLRQSGIGLDSRGFIPVNKMMQTNVPGVFAAGDAVTFPLAWRNNRKVNIPHWQMAHAQGTTSPAAAWGGRLSQSLSLPQANPLSCWPWVLLTGSAIQGSVAACPASPMQVVKAAHRDLPSQTSVQCPLDIPFHQPQCPTSLVPPPASLSFPFVLRDTCSAEFLTNLCSHPGRERGV, encoded by the exons TGGAGCTCAAGATCGAGGTGGTGCTGCCAGAGAAGGACCGGGGCAAGGAGGAGCTGTCCGCCGGCGGGAAGGGCAGCCCCCGGGCCTACCAGGGCAACGGCACAGCCCGCCATTTCCATGCAGAGGAACGccttcccgccccccacccctaccctggTGCCCAGGACTGCCTGGAGGCTGCTGTCTGCCACATCAAAGACCTGGAGAACGGCCA gatgCGGGAagtggagctgggctgggggaagGTGTTGCTGGTGAAAGACAACGGGGAGTTCCATGCCCTGGGCCACAAGTGTCCGCACTATGGTGCGCCCCTGGTGAAAG GAGTGCTGTCCCGTGGACGGGTGCGCTGCCCCTGGCATGGCGCCTGCTTCAACATCAGCACCGGAGacctggaggacttccctggcctGGACAGTCTGCACAAGTTCCAG GTGAAGATTGAGAAGGAGAAGGTGTACGTCCGGGCCAGCAAGCAG gccctgcagctACAGCGAAGGACCAAGGTGATGGCCACGTGCATCTCTCCAAGCGCCGGCCACAGCAGCAGCACCAACGTGCTCATCGTGGGCGCAG GCGCAGCTGGTCTGGTGTGTGCAGAGACGCTGCGGCAGGAGGGCTTCTCAGACAGGATCGTCCTGTGCACTCTGGACCGGCACCTTCCCTACGACCGGCCCAAGCTTAGCAAG TCTCTGGATGCACAGCTGGAGCAGCTGGCCCTGAGGCCCAAGGAGTTCTTCCGAGCCCATGGCATCGAGGTGCTCACTGAGGCCCAG GTGGTCACGGTGGACGTGAGGAACAAGAAGGCCGTGTTCAAGGATGGCTTCAAGCTGGAGTACAGCAAGCTGCTGCTGGCACCCGGGAGCAG CCCTAAGACCCTGAGCTGCAAAGGCAAAGACGTGGAGAATGTGTTCACCATCCGGACGCCCGAGGACGCCAACCGCGTGGTGAGGTTGGCCCGGGGCCGCAACGCTGTGGTCGTGGGAGCCGGCTTCTTGG GGATGGAGGTGGCCGCCTACCTGACTGAGAAGGCCCACTCAGTGTCCGTGGTGGAGCTGGAGGAGACGCCCTTCAGGAGGTTTCTGGGGGAGCGCGTTGGTCGTGCCCTCATGAAG ATGTTTGAGAGCAACCGGGTCAAGTTCTACATGCAGACGGAGGTGTCCGAGCTGCGGGCCCAGGATGGAAAG CTGAAGGAGGTCGTGCTGAAGAGCAGCAAGGTCTTGCGGGCTGACGTCTGCGTGGTGGGCATTG GTGCAGTGCCCGCCACGGGCTTCCTGAGGCAGAGCGGCATAGGTCTGGATTCCCGAGGCTTCATCCCTGTCAACaag ATGATGCAGACCAATGTCCCGGGTGTGTTTGCAGCTGGCGACGCTGTGACCTTCCCCCTGGCCTGGAGGAACAATCGGAAAGTGAACATCCCACACTGGCAGATGGCTCATGCCCAGGGTACCACCAGCCCTGCAGCAGCTTGGGGTGGGAGGCTGTCCCAGAGTCTCAGCCTTCCCCAGGCCAACCCCCTCAGTTGCTGGCCTTGGGTCCTGCTCACTGGGTCAGCCATTCAAGGCTCTGTGGCAGCCTGTCCAGCCAGCCCCATGCAGGTGGTCAAGGCGGCTCACAGAGACCTCCCATCTCAGACCTCTGTCCAGTGCCCTCTCGACATCCCATTTCACCAGCCACAGTGCCCCACCTCGCTGGTCCCTCCACCAGCcagcctctcctttccttttgtcCTCAGAGACACATGTTCTGCAGAATTCCTCACCAACCTGTGCAGTCacccagggagggagagaggggtttAG